In Halorhabdus rudnickae, the following proteins share a genomic window:
- a CDS encoding DUF1349 domain-containing protein: MELRSEPAEWQEDDPEPVSVRIQRADETVETSISVDGESYTMLRQG; encoded by the coding sequence ATGGAGTTGCGCAGCGAACCCGCGGAGTGGCAGGAAGACGATCCGGAGCCGGTGTCCGTCCGCATCCAACGCGCCGATGAGACCGTCGAGACATCCATCTCCGTGGATGGCGAGTCGTATACGATGCTTCGCCAGGGGTAG